One part of the Vitis riparia cultivar Riparia Gloire de Montpellier isolate 1030 chromosome 6, EGFV_Vit.rip_1.0, whole genome shotgun sequence genome encodes these proteins:
- the LOC117917000 gene encoding extensin-like, translating into MARTKGAKSSSPSARKPAPCEVPVRASTSKPPRPEVASPLQKPAPKKRSAKPVVQTPSARRYLTRSGARPLQKRARVERSEPIDLTGQSPVPSPEPSPVPSPAPPAKPQASQPPPSEPQIPSGPALEAIIKRPMLTQPLIEGNLDC; encoded by the coding sequence ATGGCACGAACCAAAGGCGCTAAGTCTTCCTCTCCCTCCGCCCGAAAGCCAGCGCCGTGCGAGGTGCCTGTTCGAGCTTCAACCTCTAAGCCGCCGCGGCCAGAAGTTGCTTCGCCTCTTCAGAAGCCCGCTCCAAAGAAGCGCTCAGCCAAACCCGTAGTTCAGACACCTTCGGCGAGGCGCtaccttaccaggtcaggggCTCGTCCCCTGCAAAAGCGAGCTAGAGTGGAAAGGTCGGAACCCATCGACTTGACAGGGCAATCCCCTGTTCCATCTCCAGAGCCAtctccggtgccatctccggcaccgccGGCGAAGCCTCAAGCAAGCCAGCCGCCGCCTTCTGAGCCCCAAATTCCGTCTGGGCCAGCTCTAGAAGCTATAATCAAGCGTCCAATGCTCACTCAGCCActaattgaaggcaatttggactgcTGA
- the LOC117917001 gene encoding uncharacterized protein LOC117917001, whose amino-acid sequence MALQSKKVVNNAPENFEVLKQVKVNIPLLDMIRQVPAYAKFLNDLCTIKRGMHLKKKTFLTEQVSAIIQCKTPIKYKDLGCPTISVNIGNTFVKRALLDLGASVNLLPYSVYKQLGFGELKSTSITLSLADRSVKFPRGIIEDVLIQIDNFYYPVDFVVLDTEQGTSGLNRVPIILGRPFLATANALINCRSGVMQLTFGNMTIELNIFHSYKKHGTKEEEELKEVYLIELPMKELVKENVEDKLSKRGEAISNERIEVWRIKEEIQPLKLMKWSFSSKKVKTMKHGVKNNPKTMKKKLKEWHDQLIQKKKFKEGYFKPHIFLGKLKYQGVGPFIVCKPYPN is encoded by the coding sequence ATGGCTCTTCAATCCAAGAAAGTGGTAAATAATGCTccagaaaattttgaagttctcAAGCAAGTCAAAGTCAATATACCACTCCTTGACATGATTAGACAAGTTCCAGCCTATGCCAAGTTTCTTAATGATTTGTGTACCATCAAAAGAGGTatgcatttgaaaaagaaaactttctTGACTGAACAAGTTAGTGCAATCATCCAATGTAAGACTCCAATCAAGTATAAGGATTTGGGATGTCCAACTATCTCGGTGAATATTGGCAACACTTTTGTAAAAAGAGCACTtttagacttgggggcaagtgtgaatctTCTTCCTTACTCGGTATATAAGCAATTGGGGTTTGGAGAACTAAAGTCTACTTCCATCACACTTTCATTGGCGGATAGATCGGTTAAGTTTCCAAGAGGAATTATTGAAGATGTGTTGATCCAAATCGATAACTTCTATTATCCGGttgattttgtggtgcttgatacaGAACAAGGAACTAGTGGACTCAACCGTGTTCCTATTATACTTGGCCGACCTTTTCTTGCCACAGCAAATGCATTGATTAATTGTCGAAGTGGAGTGATGCAACTTACCTTTGGTAACATGACAATTGAGCTGaacatttttcattcatatAAGAAGCATGGTAccaaggaggaggaggaacttAAGGAGgtttatttgattgaattgccTATGAAAGAGCTAGTGAAAGAAAATGTTGAAGATAAACTTTCAAAACGTGGTGAAGCAATTTCCAATGAACGGATTGAAGTTTGGAGGATCAAAGAAGAAATTCAACCTTTGAAGTTAATGAAATGGTCTTTCAGCTCCAagaaagtgaaaacaatgaagCATGGTGTGAAAAATAATCCAAAGACCATGAAAAAGAAGCTCAAGGAATGGCATGACCAacttattcaaaagaaaaagttcaaagaaggcTATTTCAAGCCacatatttttttaggaaagcTTAAGTACCAAGGAGTTGGTCCATTCATTGTTTGCAAGCCATATCCAAATTGA